Proteins from one Setaria italica strain Yugu1 chromosome V, Setaria_italica_v2.0, whole genome shotgun sequence genomic window:
- the LOC101786742 gene encoding hydroxyethylthiazole kinase → MDDAAKAERDPAWWGRRAWSLLSAVRARAPLVQCITNLVSMDIAANALLAAGASPAMVHSLREVPDFTPRCDAVYVNVGTLSEDWLPSMRAAASSGRPWVLDPVAAAASGFRMEACLELLALRPAVVRGNASEILAVADCSVAASSNFKGADSSHESVDALEAAKALALSSGSVVAVSGAVDFITNGEQVVGASNGVPMMQKITATGCAVTALIAAFVAIEPSDALVAAACALAIFGLAGEIGMESSKGPASLRMHLIDTLYCLDEETVTSRVKIALRP, encoded by the exons ATGGACGACGCCGCGAAGGCGGAGAGGGACCCAGCGTGGTGGGGCCGCCGCGCGTGGTCGCTCCTCTCGGCCGTCCGCGCGCGGGCGCCGCTGGTGCAGTGCATCACCAACCTCGTCTCCATGGACATCGCCGCCAACGCGCTCCTTGCCGCGGGGGCGTCCCCGGCGATGGTCCACTCCCTCCGCGAGGTGCCCGACTTCACCCCGCGCTGCGACGCCGTGTACGTCAACGTCGGCACGCTCTCCGAGGACTGGCTCCCCTCGATGCGCGCCGCGGCCTCGTCCGGCCGGCCCTGGGTGCTcgaccccgtcgccgccgccgcctccgggtTCCGGATGGAGGCCTGCCTCGAGCTCCTCGCGCTCCGCCCCGCCGTCGTCAGGGGGAACGCCTCCGAGATCCTCGCGGTCGCCGACTGCTCGGTAGCCGCCTCGTCCAACTTCAAG GGCGCCGACAGTTCACATGAGTCTGTGGATGCCCTTGAAGCAGCAAAAGCATTAGCACTGTCCAGCGGTTCTGTCGTTGCGGTATCTGGAGCTGTTGATTTCATCACCAACGGGGAGCAGGTTGTCGGAGCAAGTAACGGTGTACCCATGATGCAGAAGATCACAGCAACAGGGTGCGCCGTGACCGCCCTCATTGCAGCTTTTGTTGCCATCGAACCTTCAGATGCTCTTGTTGCGGCAGCATGCGCTCTTGCCATCTTTGGCCTGGCGGGAGAGATCGGGATGGAGTCATCCAAGGGCCCTGCCTCTCTCAGGATGCACCTCATTGACACTCTCTACTGCCTCGATGAGGAAACAGTTACCTCTCGAGTCAAGATTGCTCTACGACCATGA